The following proteins are encoded in a genomic region of Vulpes vulpes isolate BD-2025 chromosome X, VulVul3, whole genome shotgun sequence:
- the AMELX gene encoding amelogenin, X isoform produces the protein MGTWILFACLLGAAFAMPLPPHPGHPGYINFSYEVLTPLKWYQNMIRHPYPSYGYEPMGGWLHHQIIPVLSQQNPSNHALQPHHHIPMVPAQQPVVPQQPMMPVPGQHSMTPTQHHQPNLPLPAQQPFQPQPVQPQPHQPIQPQPPVHPIQPLPPQPPLPPMFPIQPLPPMLPDLPLEAWPATDKTKREEVD, from the exons ATGGGGACCTGGATTTTGTTTGCCTGCCTCCTGGGAGCAGCCTTTGCTATGCCC CTACCACCTCATCCTGGGCACCCTGGTTATATCAACTTCAGCTATGAg GTGCTTACCCCTCTGAAGTGGTACCAGAACATGATAAGGCATCCG TACCCTTCCTATGGTTACGAACCCATGGGTGGATGGCTGCACCACCAAATCATTCCCGTGCTGTCCCAGCAAAATCCCTCGAATCACGCCCTGCAGCCTCATCACCACATCCCCATGGTGCCAGCTCAGCAGCCCGTGGTCCCCCAGCAACCAATGATGCCAGTTCCTGGCCAACACTCCATGACTCCAACCCAACACCACCAGCCaaacctccctctgcctgcccagcAGCCCTTCCAGCCCCAGCCCGTCCAGCCACAGCCTCACCAGCCCATCCAGCCCCAGCCACCCGTGCACCCCATCCAGCCCCTGCCGCCACAGCCACCTCTGCCTCCGATGTTCCCCATacagcccctgccccccatgcTTCCTGACCTGCCTCTGGAAGCTTGGCCAGCAACAGACAAGACCAAGCGGGAAGAAGTG gattaa